From the Prochlorococcus sp. MIT 1223 genome, the window ATGAAGTAATAACAACTCCCGTTACAGCATTTGCAACTACTCTTGCGATACAAAAAACGGGGGCAATTCCTGTTTTTGCTGATATTGATCCTAAAACAGGATGCTTAGATCCAAACTCAGTAGCGGAATGTATAAGCAGAAAAACCAAAGCTATTTTGGTCGTGCATCTATATGGAAGGAGTGCAGATTTAAATCATTTATTAGATATATCTAAAAAAGAAAATATATATTTGGTTGAGGACTGTGCTCAGGCTCACTTAGGTAAGTATGAAAGCAAAGCCTTAGGTAGTTTTGGAATTTTTGGTGCCTGGAGTTTTTATCCAACAAAAAATCTTGGAGCAATAGGAGATGCTGGAGCTGTAACTACAAATGACAATTTAATTATGGAAAAATCAAAAAGTCTCAGAAATTATGGCCAAACCAACCGTTATACGCATCCAATTCTTGGTTTAAATAGTAGGTTGGATGAGTTACAAGCAGCTTTATTAAATATACGTATTAAGCATCTTCAAGAATGGACCACAAGAAGAAGGGAAATTGCAAAAAGATATTGGGAAGAAATAAATAATAAAAACATAAGTTTATTATCTAAGCCTAGTAATATGTTGAATCATGTGAATCATCTTTTCATAATAATTTGTGCAGAAGGTACAAGGAATAAGATTCAATTTCACCTAGAAGAAAATGGGATTCAAACTTTAATTCATTATCCAATATTAAATAATAATCAAAAAGCAATATTAGAGCACAGAGTAAGCCCAAAAGGAGTTTTCAATGCGGAGAATCATTGTAATAGGTGTTTAAGTTTACCCATACATCCATTTTTAACAGAAGAAGAAGTTAATAGAGTAATTAATGCTTGCAATAGTTTTTCTATTAATTAAATAATTAACACTTTTATCTAAGCCACCAAGGGTTCTCTTTTGCCCAATCCATGCAAAAAATTATTCCTTTATTAATATCAGTCTTAGCTTCCCAATTAAGTAATTCTTTCGCTTTTTCGACTTGAGGAATTCTTCTAGGTATGTCTTCATACGATTTTCCATACCTTTCTTTTGTGTAAAAGGTCTCAGGCTCTAAATTATTTCCAGAAAGATCTATTATATTTTTCACTAAATCTGACATTTTTGTTTCAACATTAGAGCCTATATTAATGACTTCAGAAAGTGTATTTCTACTTCTACTTGCTCTAAATACTCCCTCTATTGCATCACCAACATAAGTAAAACATCTTGTTTGTTTTCCAGAATCATAAATAAGTGGAGGTTTTTTATTCATCGCATTATAAATTGATTTTGAAACAACAAAGATAGGGGCTTGTCCAGGACCATAAACATTAAAAAATCTTACTATTGTAAATTCCAAATTACTGCTTCTCCCTAAGGCAAAAAGCATATGCTCACAGACAGCTTTACTGCTGCTATAACTCCATCGATCAACTGAAGTTGGTCCTAAAACACGATCGAATGATTCTGCCCAAGGTGTATTTGGATTTTTTCCATAAACTTCGCTAGTGCTTGTGAATAACACTCTTGTTTGATTGATAGCAGCTAATTCAAGTAAATTTCGTGTTCCTCCTACGACAATATCAATCAAAGCTAATGGATCATTTATATAGTTCTGAACACCAACGACACTTGCAAGATGAAACAATTGAGAAGCATCTTTCTGATACCAATCTATGATTTTTGATTTATCTCTTAAATCACCCTCAGTGTAATAAAAATTCCTATGGCTTTTGATTTTTTCAAGTCTTAAAGCCTTACTTAAAGGCAGAATATCAAAATTATGTACTTCATATCCTTCGTCAAGTAAGCGACTAATCAGGTGAGAGCCTATGAAACCAGCTCCACCAGTAACCATAATTTTATTACTCATTACCTTCCTACTCCTTTAAAGACAAATCCTAATTCAAGGAAAGCCTCTATCTCCTTTCTTTCAAAATACATTCGACCATCAAAAATAACTGCTCCTGGAGCCAATAGCTCCTTCATCCTTTTATGATCTATCTTCTCAAATTCTTTATGTCCCGCAAAGAAAGCTAATGCATGTGCTCCATCCATTGCTTCATCTATTGAAAATGCTCTCTTAAGAGGATTAAAAAGAGCATAATCCGAATCATTCACGTAAGGATCAAAAGCTTTAATTGAATAGCCCAACTCTAATAAAATTTTAATTGCGGGTAATGAAGGAGTAAACCTACAATCACCTGTATTATTTTTGAAAGCTAAACCTAATATCCCTATCTGAATTTCATTTTTCTCAAGTTTAGGGAACTTCAAAGATAGAGTTTCATCTAAACGATTTGCAGAATAAATTGGACTTTCTTGGTTAACAATTCTTGAAGTGACTGCTGTCTTAAAACTGGAGCCAAAAGATTCAGCGAAAGCATTCATAAACCATGGATCCTTTGTAAGGCAATAACCACCAACACCAATAGAAGGCAAAAGTATATTCACAAAATGTTGTCCCTTAGGTAATGAGTTAGTTGCTTTTATAACAGGTAATACATCAATCTCTAGAAAATCTGCTACTTTCGCTAATTCAAAAGATAAAGCAATATTTAAATCAATCCAAGCATTATCTGCAAGTTTAACTAATTCTGCTGCAGATGAATTTTCAACTCTGATACATTCAACTCCTAAAGATTTAGTCCAAAATTCTTCTGCTAATAATGCACTCTCATCGTCAACTCCTCCTACAACAACAGGTATATTTTTACATTCTTCTATTGCATTACCCTCAGCTAATCTTTCAGGACAAAATGCAACATAAACTTTAGCAATCTTGCTCAGAGGCTTAGCCACCAACTCTTGAGTGGTTGAGGGAGGAACAGTACTTTTTAGAATTATTAATTGATCATCCTTTATATATGGCAACATACTAGAAATTGCAGATTTAATAGCAAAATCATCCGCACTTCCATCTTCTTTTAAAGGTGTACCAACTGTAATTAAGATAACATCTGCTTCAGTAATCTTTGATATATCTGTTGATGCAGTTAGACTATTGTTATTTATTGTTTTGTTAATTAATTCCTGCAATCCAGGTTCATTAAATGGACTATTGGCTGAATTATATATCTTAATTAAAGATTCATTAATATCAATTGCAGTTACATTAAACCCTTTGTCTGCTAAGACAGCAGAGAGAACTGCACCTATATATCCAGCGCCAATTACAGCTATATTTTTAAAGTCATGATTTGATTTCACAAGAAAAATTATTAAAGATTCATTCTAAACTTTATTTTCTAATTTTGCTTATTTATTTTATGAATCAAATCATTAAAATATAGTACTATTAACTAAAAGCTATTGATAGATTTAAGAAATGTTGATCTTATTTAAAATAGATAGTTGGCCAGGGAGCGGATTTGTTCCTGGGTGAACCTGCATCAAATAATCAAGAGACTCTTGTGGAGTTAAACCATGACGTGATACAAGCCATGCCATGCAAACAAGTGGGGATCTTTCCATTGCTGCGACACAATGTACAAATACTGGGCCGGTTTGTTTGATCTCAGAAAGCATATCTAAGGCTTCTCCCAATTCTTCCAATTTAGGCATTCTCCCAGCTTTATGGTCAGGCAATAAGGCCCTTCTACAATTAAACATATTATTCATTTCTTTAGGAGCAGAAGCCTCCGACTCGCTGCATAGACTTAATATTGAGGATATCTTATTTGTTTTAAGAATTTCAAGATGGCCCATATTAATTGGAGCTCGTCCTATAGCCAATTCATCTACAAGTACCCAATGAATTCTAAAATAATTTGATTCAGATTTAATCATAGTAATATTTAATTCTCTATCCAATTAATAAATTTAGCAGCCTTATCTTTAAGTTTTTTTATTAAGTCAATAATTTCTTTTCTAATTAACTGCCTTTTACTAAGCTTTTCTCTGGCTTGTATCCCTGCATCGATATTTTCATTAATCTTAGTTGGTTCATCTATAGCATAACTTGCGTAAACCTGAGAGTAATATGAATTTGTCTCTGATTTAAGCTCAGGCTTAAGAGCATTTGTGACTACTCCTAATAATGTAGCTCCGCTAGAATATATTCTTTCTAACGAAGCAATAGGCATTGATCTATCTACATTATTAAGACTAACAAGTAGAATCATTCCATCTGTATTCGCTGCAACTAAAGCAGCATCAGCTAATCCCAGAATTGGAGGAGTATCATAAAGAACTAAATCATATTTGCCAGATTGTATTAACTCATCATTTATTTCTTTCATTCTATTAGAACTAAGTAGTCTTGTTGGATCAGGAGGTTTTGTTCCAGCTGTAATTACAAACCAATTTTCATTGGCAGGTACTTTTTGAATTACATCTTCTAAAGAATTATTCCTATCTATAAGTACATTACTTAAACCTTTCAAGTTATTTACACCAAGTCTATGGTGGAGTTGTGGCTTTCTCATATCTGCATCTATCAAAACAACTTTTATTCCCATCTCTGCAATTGTTTTTGAAAGTAGAGCATTAAGAAGTGATTTACCTTCCGAGGGAAGACTACTAGTTATAGCAATTGACTTTAGTTGCTTCTCACTATTTAAAAATCTTATTGAAGTGTATAAGTTACGTAAAGATTCTTGATAGAAAAATCTCTCGTATTTCTCTTTTTCTTTGTCTTCTTCAGAGTCAAGAAGATTATCTAGATCATCAAATAAAAATCTATTATCTTCGCGAACACCCTCAAAAAAAGTAACATGGGGTATATGAGCTAACAAAGGAACATCTAACTCTTCAGTTACTTCTGAAGAGTTACGATAAACATAATCTAATTTATCTCTTAAAAGAGAAGCACCTATTCCTCCAACAGCGCTAGTTAGGATACCTAACATTAAA encodes:
- a CDS encoding DegT/DnrJ/EryC1/StrS family aminotransferase codes for the protein MNNSINNLIKLNDFKREPSSLIEDQVKAVEKVLNSGWWILGKEVEDFEKSWSSICNTTHSIGVANGLDAIEIGLRSLDIGIGDEVITTPVTAFATTLAIQKTGAIPVFADIDPKTGCLDPNSVAECISRKTKAILVVHLYGRSADLNHLLDISKKENIYLVEDCAQAHLGKYESKALGSFGIFGAWSFYPTKNLGAIGDAGAVTTNDNLIMEKSKSLRNYGQTNRYTHPILGLNSRLDELQAALLNIRIKHLQEWTTRRREIAKRYWEEINNKNISLLSKPSNMLNHVNHLFIIICAEGTRNKIQFHLEENGIQTLIHYPILNNNQKAILEHRVSPKGVFNAENHCNRCLSLPIHPFLTEEEVNRVINACNSFSIN
- a CDS encoding NAD-dependent epimerase/dehydratase family protein, which produces MSNKIMVTGGAGFIGSHLISRLLDEGYEVHNFDILPLSKALRLEKIKSHRNFYYTEGDLRDKSKIIDWYQKDASQLFHLASVVGVQNYINDPLALIDIVVGGTRNLLELAAINQTRVLFTSTSEVYGKNPNTPWAESFDRVLGPTSVDRWSYSSSKAVCEHMLFALGRSSNLEFTIVRFFNVYGPGQAPIFVVSKSIYNAMNKKPPLIYDSGKQTRCFTYVGDAIEGVFRASRSRNTLSEVINIGSNVETKMSDLVKNIIDLSGNNLEPETFYTKERYGKSYEDIPRRIPQVEKAKELLNWEAKTDINKGIIFCMDWAKENPWWLR
- a CDS encoding nucleotide sugar dehydrogenase; protein product: MKSNHDFKNIAVIGAGYIGAVLSAVLADKGFNVTAIDINESLIKIYNSANSPFNEPGLQELINKTINNNSLTASTDISKITEADVILITVGTPLKEDGSADDFAIKSAISSMLPYIKDDQLIILKSTVPPSTTQELVAKPLSKIAKVYVAFCPERLAEGNAIEECKNIPVVVGGVDDESALLAEEFWTKSLGVECIRVENSSAAELVKLADNAWIDLNIALSFELAKVADFLEIDVLPVIKATNSLPKGQHFVNILLPSIGVGGYCLTKDPWFMNAFAESFGSSFKTAVTSRIVNQESPIYSANRLDETLSLKFPKLEKNEIQIGILGLAFKNNTGDCRFTPSLPAIKILLELGYSIKAFDPYVNDSDYALFNPLKRAFSIDEAMDGAHALAFFAGHKEFEKIDHKRMKELLAPGAVIFDGRMYFERKEIEAFLELGFVFKGVGR
- a CDS encoding dual specificity protein phosphatase — translated: MIKSESNYFRIHWVLVDELAIGRAPINMGHLEILKTNKISSILSLCSESEASAPKEMNNMFNCRRALLPDHKAGRMPKLEELGEALDMLSEIKQTGPVFVHCVAAMERSPLVCMAWLVSRHGLTPQESLDYLMQVHPGTNPLPGQLSILNKINIS